A window from Lagopus muta isolate bLagMut1 chromosome 5, bLagMut1 primary, whole genome shotgun sequence encodes these proteins:
- the USP1 gene encoding ubiquitin carboxyl-terminal hydrolase 1 isoform X1, which translates to MPGVLPSDGSAPPRGSPSRKNRLSLKLFQKKEAKRALDFTEPPENEQKGAELRGAEIDQVVPAAQPPSLVSCEKKDNMLPFVGLNNLGNTCYLNSILQVLYFCPGFKTGVKHLYNIISKKKESLKDEGELKAEKGNCKEDPLASYELICSLHSLILSVEQLQASFLLNPEKYTDELATQPRRLLNTLRELNPMYEGYLQHDAQEVLQCILGNIQETCQLLKKEELNKLPLEEPKAKVEEKINQNSESNGTGHSAEEEENTASSHGGEVAEDKLPKGNGKRKSDAEGGNAKKKSKVSKEQIAAEENQRQTRSKRKATGEKLENQTDATAKCSTENESAKPTQKKSRLKLNWLKSSCKQPSILSKFYSLGKLTTNLGSKDPVKEYDECELEESSAKCENGNDVKEGGHEPTSPVESHSEKGTEIEPKKEGTELAVFELVEKLFQGQLVLRTRCLECECFTERREDFQDISVPVQEDELSKSEESSEISPEPKTEMKTLKWAISQFASVERIVGEDKYFCENCHHYTEAERSLLFDKMPEVITIHLKCFAASGLEFDCYGGLSKINTPLLTPLKLSLEEWSTKPTNDTYGLFAVVMHSGITISSGHYTASVKITDLNSLELDKGNFITAQMCETIKPEPLNEEEARTVAEDYDNGEVSFRVNGSAQPGKVLNKKNMEAVGLLGGQKSKSDCDLYNRPANSEKVLNVVTENRNPESAPANGSVECSTEHGHQNGVAFSGLENKALYVLQSLKEYEGKWLLFDDSEVKVTEEKDFLNSLSPTSASTSTPYLLFYKKIVE; encoded by the exons ATGCCGGGGGTGCTCCCGAGCGACGGCAGCGCGCCGCCGCGGGGCAGCCCGTCCAGGAAGAATCGGCTATCGCTGAagcttttccagaagaaagAGGCGAAGAGAGCGCTGGATTTCACCGAGCCGCCGGAGAATGAGCAGAAGGGCGCGGAGCTCCGCGGCGCAGAGAT TGACCAGGTcgttcctgcagcacagcctccctCGCTTGTCAGCTGTGAGAAGAAGGACAACATGTTGCCCTTTGTGGGCTTGAATAATCTTGGGAACACCTGTTACCTTAACAGCATTCTTCAG GTATTATATTTTTGTCCTGGTTTTAAAACGGGAGTCAAACATTTATATAATatcatttcaaagaagaaagaatcGTTGAAGGATGAAGGAGAGctaaaagcagaaaag GGAAATTGTAAAGAAGATCCACTGGCGAGTTATGAACTGATCTGCAGTTTGCACTCGTTGATTCTTTCTGTTGAACAGCTTCAAGCCAGCTTTCTTTTAAACCCAGAGAAATACACTGATGAACTTGCTACTCAGCCACGAAGGCTGCTGAACACCCTTAG AGAGCTCAACCCTATGTACGAAGGCTACTTGCAGCACGATGCCCAGGAAGTTCTGCAGTGCATCCTTGGTAATATTCAAGAAACGTGTCAGCTActgaagaaggaagaactgAATAAACTGCCCTTGGAAGAGCCCAAAGCtaaagtggaggaaaaaatcaatcaaaattCCGAGAGCAATGGAACTGGCCACTCtgccgaggaggaggagaatACAGCAAGTAGCCACGGGGGAGAGGTGGCTGAAGATAAGCTGCCcaaaggaaatgggaagagaaaaagcgATGCTGAAGGTGGCAACGCAAAGAAAAAGTCCAAAGTATCGAAAGAACAAattgcagcagaagaaaatcaaagacaaaCCAGGTCAAAGAGGAAAGCAACGGGAGAAAAGCTAGAGAATCAAACTGATGCCACTGCCAAGTGTTCCACTGAGAACGAGAGCGCAAAGCCAACACAGAAGAAGTCACGACTTAAATTAAACTGGTTAAAATCCTCGTGCAAACAGccaagtattctgtccaaatttTATAGTCTGGGGAAGTTAACTACAAATTTGGGATCCAAAGACCCGGTGAAAGAGTACGATGAGTGTGAGCTTGAAGAGTCGTCTGCCAAGTGTGAAAATGGTAACGATGTTAAAGAAGGTGGTCACGAACCAACATCTCCTGTGGAAAGCCATAGTGAAAAAGGAACTGAAATTGAACCAAAAAAGGAAG GTACAGAGTTGGCTGTTTTTGAACTAGTGGAGAAATTGTTCCAGGGCCAGTTAGTACTGAGAACACGATGCTTGGAGTGCGAGTGCTTTACTGAAAGAAGAGAGGACTTTCAGGACATCAGTGTTCCGGTGCAAGAAGATGAACTTTCTAAAAGTGAAGAAAGTTCTGAAA TTTCTCCAGAGccaaaaacagaaatgaagactCTGAAGTGGGCAATTTCACAGTTTGCATCCGTGGAAAGGATTGTGGGAGAGGACAAATACTTCTGCGAGAACTGCCATCATTACACAGAAGCAGAGCGCAGCCTTTTGTTTGATAAAATGCCTGAAGTTATAACAATTCATTTGAAGTGCTTTGCTGCTAGTGGCTTAGA gttTGACTGCTACGGTGGACTATCGAAGATAAACACTCCCTTACTGACGCCGCTCAAACTGTCGCTGGAAGAATGGAGCACGAAGCCAACCAACGACACCTATGGCTTATTTGCAGTGGTGATGCACAGTGGCATTACAATTAGCAGCGGACACTACACAGCTTCTGTCAAAATCACAGATCTCAACAGCCTCGAGTTAGACAAGGGAAACTTCATCACTGCCCAAATGTGCGAAACGATTAAACCAGAGCCACTGAATGAGGAGGAAGCAAGAACTGTTGCTGAAGACTACGACAACGGTGAAGTCTCTTTTAGAGTCAATGGCAGTGCACAGCCAGGTAAAGTtctgaacaaaaagaacatgGAAGCTGTCGGACTTCTTGGGGGACAGAAGAGCAAGTCTGACTGCGACCTGTACAACAGACCAGCAAACAGCGAGAAGGTTCTCAATGTAGTTACTGAGAACAGAAATCCCGAGTCCGCCCCTGCTAATGGAAGTGTGgagtgcagcactgagcacgGCCATCAGAACGGGGTTGCTTTCAGTGgactggaaaacaaagctttgtaTGTCCTGCAGAGCCTGAAAGAGTACGAGGGGAAGTGGTTGCTTTTCGATGATTCTGAAGTGAAAGTTACAGAGGAAAAGGACTTCCTGAATTCTCTTTCTCCCACGTCGGCATCTACATCAACTCCTTACCTACTGTTTTATAAGAAAATTGTAGAGTGA
- the USP1 gene encoding ubiquitin carboxyl-terminal hydrolase 1 isoform X2, whose amino-acid sequence MLPFVGLNNLGNTCYLNSILQVLYFCPGFKTGVKHLYNIISKKKESLKDEGELKAEKGNCKEDPLASYELICSLHSLILSVEQLQASFLLNPEKYTDELATQPRRLLNTLRELNPMYEGYLQHDAQEVLQCILGNIQETCQLLKKEELNKLPLEEPKAKVEEKINQNSESNGTGHSAEEEENTASSHGGEVAEDKLPKGNGKRKSDAEGGNAKKKSKVSKEQIAAEENQRQTRSKRKATGEKLENQTDATAKCSTENESAKPTQKKSRLKLNWLKSSCKQPSILSKFYSLGKLTTNLGSKDPVKEYDECELEESSAKCENGNDVKEGGHEPTSPVESHSEKGTEIEPKKEGTELAVFELVEKLFQGQLVLRTRCLECECFTERREDFQDISVPVQEDELSKSEESSEISPEPKTEMKTLKWAISQFASVERIVGEDKYFCENCHHYTEAERSLLFDKMPEVITIHLKCFAASGLEFDCYGGLSKINTPLLTPLKLSLEEWSTKPTNDTYGLFAVVMHSGITISSGHYTASVKITDLNSLELDKGNFITAQMCETIKPEPLNEEEARTVAEDYDNGEVSFRVNGSAQPGKVLNKKNMEAVGLLGGQKSKSDCDLYNRPANSEKVLNVVTENRNPESAPANGSVECSTEHGHQNGVAFSGLENKALYVLQSLKEYEGKWLLFDDSEVKVTEEKDFLNSLSPTSASTSTPYLLFYKKIVE is encoded by the exons ATGTTGCCCTTTGTGGGCTTGAATAATCTTGGGAACACCTGTTACCTTAACAGCATTCTTCAG GTATTATATTTTTGTCCTGGTTTTAAAACGGGAGTCAAACATTTATATAATatcatttcaaagaagaaagaatcGTTGAAGGATGAAGGAGAGctaaaagcagaaaag GGAAATTGTAAAGAAGATCCACTGGCGAGTTATGAACTGATCTGCAGTTTGCACTCGTTGATTCTTTCTGTTGAACAGCTTCAAGCCAGCTTTCTTTTAAACCCAGAGAAATACACTGATGAACTTGCTACTCAGCCACGAAGGCTGCTGAACACCCTTAG AGAGCTCAACCCTATGTACGAAGGCTACTTGCAGCACGATGCCCAGGAAGTTCTGCAGTGCATCCTTGGTAATATTCAAGAAACGTGTCAGCTActgaagaaggaagaactgAATAAACTGCCCTTGGAAGAGCCCAAAGCtaaagtggaggaaaaaatcaatcaaaattCCGAGAGCAATGGAACTGGCCACTCtgccgaggaggaggagaatACAGCAAGTAGCCACGGGGGAGAGGTGGCTGAAGATAAGCTGCCcaaaggaaatgggaagagaaaaagcgATGCTGAAGGTGGCAACGCAAAGAAAAAGTCCAAAGTATCGAAAGAACAAattgcagcagaagaaaatcaaagacaaaCCAGGTCAAAGAGGAAAGCAACGGGAGAAAAGCTAGAGAATCAAACTGATGCCACTGCCAAGTGTTCCACTGAGAACGAGAGCGCAAAGCCAACACAGAAGAAGTCACGACTTAAATTAAACTGGTTAAAATCCTCGTGCAAACAGccaagtattctgtccaaatttTATAGTCTGGGGAAGTTAACTACAAATTTGGGATCCAAAGACCCGGTGAAAGAGTACGATGAGTGTGAGCTTGAAGAGTCGTCTGCCAAGTGTGAAAATGGTAACGATGTTAAAGAAGGTGGTCACGAACCAACATCTCCTGTGGAAAGCCATAGTGAAAAAGGAACTGAAATTGAACCAAAAAAGGAAG GTACAGAGTTGGCTGTTTTTGAACTAGTGGAGAAATTGTTCCAGGGCCAGTTAGTACTGAGAACACGATGCTTGGAGTGCGAGTGCTTTACTGAAAGAAGAGAGGACTTTCAGGACATCAGTGTTCCGGTGCAAGAAGATGAACTTTCTAAAAGTGAAGAAAGTTCTGAAA TTTCTCCAGAGccaaaaacagaaatgaagactCTGAAGTGGGCAATTTCACAGTTTGCATCCGTGGAAAGGATTGTGGGAGAGGACAAATACTTCTGCGAGAACTGCCATCATTACACAGAAGCAGAGCGCAGCCTTTTGTTTGATAAAATGCCTGAAGTTATAACAATTCATTTGAAGTGCTTTGCTGCTAGTGGCTTAGA gttTGACTGCTACGGTGGACTATCGAAGATAAACACTCCCTTACTGACGCCGCTCAAACTGTCGCTGGAAGAATGGAGCACGAAGCCAACCAACGACACCTATGGCTTATTTGCAGTGGTGATGCACAGTGGCATTACAATTAGCAGCGGACACTACACAGCTTCTGTCAAAATCACAGATCTCAACAGCCTCGAGTTAGACAAGGGAAACTTCATCACTGCCCAAATGTGCGAAACGATTAAACCAGAGCCACTGAATGAGGAGGAAGCAAGAACTGTTGCTGAAGACTACGACAACGGTGAAGTCTCTTTTAGAGTCAATGGCAGTGCACAGCCAGGTAAAGTtctgaacaaaaagaacatgGAAGCTGTCGGACTTCTTGGGGGACAGAAGAGCAAGTCTGACTGCGACCTGTACAACAGACCAGCAAACAGCGAGAAGGTTCTCAATGTAGTTACTGAGAACAGAAATCCCGAGTCCGCCCCTGCTAATGGAAGTGTGgagtgcagcactgagcacgGCCATCAGAACGGGGTTGCTTTCAGTGgactggaaaacaaagctttgtaTGTCCTGCAGAGCCTGAAAGAGTACGAGGGGAAGTGGTTGCTTTTCGATGATTCTGAAGTGAAAGTTACAGAGGAAAAGGACTTCCTGAATTCTCTTTCTCCCACGTCGGCATCTACATCAACTCCTTACCTACTGTTTTATAAGAAAATTGTAGAGTGA